The following proteins are co-located in the Takifugu flavidus isolate HTHZ2018 chromosome 16, ASM371156v2, whole genome shotgun sequence genome:
- the foxo3a gene encoding forkhead box protein O3a, producing the protein MAEAPCNEPPSNIEIDPDFEPQKRPRSCTWPLPRPESGAGKPGTNDTDVIPEEEDDEGGSSGSGDAQKTSGAINIKPRESGRSSASQPVELQRGPCKEEAADGSPSSAQTPAAAALSTSASQQLRKSSARRNAWGNYSYADLITQAIESSPEKRLTLSQIYDWMVRSVPYFKDKGDSNSSAGWKNSIRHNLSLHSRFVKVQNEGTGKSSWWMVNPEGGKGGKAPRRRAVSMDNSKYIKGARGRATKKKALLQAAQDGSSESSSSLSKWTGSPTSRSSDELDAWTDFRSRTNSNASTLSGRLSPILANLELDEVPDDDSPLSPMLYSSPSSMSPSTGPTVLSDLAGTMNLNDGLSDNLMDDLLDNISLTATQPLPPGEEENDSQGTSVFTFGCSGSGLGSPSGSYGPNPLFSPPSITSLRQSPMQTIQENKQTTFSSISHFSDHQTLQDLLSLDSHSHSNVMLTQSDPLMSQASTAIALQNSRRNAMLLRKDPASVNHAGAGQAQSASVPGWQAGLSTPDENGGRNNAKQPHLKSPSKNASMQLGSGFPSQDRFPTDLDLDVFNSSLECDMDAIIRNELMDADCLDLSFDSRLASTQNGNKNSGSFSGSKPTSPHSWVPS; encoded by the exons ACGTAATCCCcgaagaggaggacgacgagGGTGGCAGCTCGGGCAGTGGCGATGCTCAGAAAACCAGCGGTGCCATTAACATTAAACCCCGGGAGTCGGGCAGGagctccgcttctcagcccgtGGAGCTCCAGCGCGGACCCTGCAAGGAGGAGGCCGCCGATGGCTCGCCCTCCTCCGCACAGACCCCCGCCGCTGCCGCTCTCAGTACCTCTGCGTCCCAGCAGCTGAGGAAGTCCTCTGCCCGTCGGAACGCATGGGGCAACTACTCCTATGCAGACCTCATTACGCAAGCCATCGAGAGCTCCCCCGAGAAGAGGCTGACCTTGTCCCAAATCTATGACTGGATGGTGAGGTCTGTGCCATATTTCAAGGACAAAGGCGACAGCAATAGCTCTGCTGGCTGGAAG AATTCCATCCGACACAATCTGTCCCTTCATAGCCGATTTGTGAAAGTCCAGAATGAAGGAACTGGAAAAAGCTCCTGGTGGATGGTCAACCCCGAGGGTGGGAAAGGAGGCAAAGCTCCAAGACGAAGGGCCGTATCCATGGATAACAGCAAGTACATTAAAGGAGCCCGAGGACGTGCCACCAAGAAGAAAGCCttgctgcaggctgctcaggACGGCAGCTCGGaaagctcctccagcctctccaaaTGGACAGGAAGTCCCACATCCCGCAGTAGCGACGAGCTGGATGCCTGGACAGACTTCCGCTCCCGGACCAATTCTAACGCCAGCACGCTCAGTGGTCGTCTGTCCCCGATCTTGGCCAACCTGGAGCTTGACGAGGTGCCCGATGATGACTCACCCCTTTCTCCCATGTTGTATTCCAGTCCCAGCAGCATGTCCCCGTCCACTGGGCCCACAGTGCTGTCTGATTTAGCGGGCACGATGAACCTCAACGATGGGCTTTCCGACAACCTGATGGATGACCTTTTAGACAATATCAGCCTGACCGCAACCCAGCCGCTTCCtcctggagaggaagaaaatgacAGTCAGGGGACCTCTGTTTTTACCTTTGGCTGCTCAGGAAGCGGTCTAGGTAGCCCTTCGGGCAGCTATGGGCCTAACCCTCTCTTTAGCCCTCCGTCCATCACAAGCCTGCGGCAGTCGCCCATGCAGACCATCCAGGAGAACAAGCAGaccaccttctcctccatctcgcACTTCAGTGACCACCAGACCCTCCAGGATCTGCTGAGTTTGGACTCCCACAGCCATAGCAATGTCATGCTCACCCAGTCGGACCCACTGATGTCACAGGCCAGCACTGCCATCGCCCTGCAGAACTCCCGCCGGAATGCTATGCTTCTCCGTAAAGACCCCGCCTCGGTGAATCACGCCGGTGCAGGTCAGGCTCAAAGCGCTTCAGTGCCTGGTTGGCAAGCTGGCTTGTCAACCCCTGATGAAAACGGCGGCCGCAACAATGCCAAGCAGCCACACCTGAAGTCTCCCAGCAAGAATGCCTCTATGCAGCTCGGCTCTGGTTTTCCCAGCCAGGATCGCTTTCCCACCGATCTGGACCTCGATGTGTTCAACAGCAGCCTCGAGTGTGACATGGACGCCATCATCCGTAATGAACTGATGGACGCGGATTGCCTGGACCTCAGCTTTGACTCTCGCCTCGCCTCCACCCAGAATGGTAACAAGAATTCAGGAAGCTTCTCCGGCTCAAAACCAACGTCCCCTCACAGCTGGGTCCCAAGCTGA